The nucleotide sequence GCAGCGGGTTTCAGAGGGAAATTTTGCGAGCAAAGTGAGTAAACCCTAGggtcaattttattttacgGTATCAAGAAGATGgcaaaagatgaaaagaaacacaattttGCAGTTTTCACGAGATAATTGCCCTGCTCCAGTCTCTCCCTCTTTGGCTTGCTTCCGTCTTAAACGTACCCCTGGCTACGCCCGGTCATCGTAGGCTCACTGCCACTTAGTTCAAAACAAGGTTTTTAGAATATTCTTTCTTTTGCTCTATATACTATCTTAGATGTCACTCTTAGCCTGGATAGATTCTGGCCAGTTGGTGTAGCCTTCAAAGGTTACAATGGCAAGTATCTCAGTCGTATACATCGATCGGGAATTGATTACATCGAGATGGCAAAAAGTCAGAAGGATAGTACCACAAGATTTGTAGCCACGAAGTCCGATGGCAAGCTGATGCTTACAGCAGACAATGGGAAGTATTTGTCGAGAATAAGACGTGGAAATGTCGATTACATCGAAGCTGCCAAGACATATCCTGATACTCACAGCCAGTTTACAGTACATTATCAACCAGATGGAACCGTTGCATTGCAAGCAGACAATGGAAAGTACTTGAGTTTAATCGATCGCAACTCAAGAAACTCTTTTGAGGCAGCGAAGGATAACATTGACCCTATTTGCAAATGCAAATTGAGGCGTGAGATTCAGGAGTAAAAAGAATTAAACCCGGAAAACGATCGTCGTGAAACCCCCACTATTTCGAAACACATGTGACtgcaaagggttaaatttgGTCTTGAGCGCATTGAATAAGGTCGACCAAAGCGTAGAAAAACTGTTTCCAGCCACTCATAGTTAAAAAGTGTGAATGATTGGGAGGTGTTTTTTTCGCAAAAGAATCTGAGCAAAATTGAGTTGATCAATGTCAGCCTTTTTAGTCTCGCTCAACACAAGTTCAAATCATTGTATTATAACTTCTGAACGTGGTTTTTTTTCACGAGTCATGGTCGTAATTAACCCCAATGatcgcatgaaaagaaagcGTTGAACTAATACTTTCTGTTTCCTCTGCAGATTGCAATCATCCAATCAGTCATTAACCTTTTGCACCGttacatcagtatacatattctccatactttttttaaaacatttcctaagctgctgACGGGGataatttattcttgtgactcTTATCTTCCAATGGAAAATACATGAGTTTAATTGATCGGCAGGTAGTATGATTCACGGGTGCATGTCACCATTTAACCCATTAATCgcaagaaaagaaagcattGACTTAGTCCTTTCTGTTTTCTCTGCAAACTGCAGAGATGGAATCATACACTCAATCATTTACCTTTCACACCATAAAATCACTGTGCATACTACCTTCTCCGTCAACTTCTATATATAAATTATTGTGCCTGCAATGCAATTGGTCGCGCTTGTTTAATGTAGAGACTTTTACGCACAAACGTACAGTCACGTGATAGACGATAGATCACGCGATAGATAGAAAACACTTTTCACGTGGAGCTCATAAAACTGATAGCTTAGTGCCAAGCCAACAAGTTATCTTTAATCACGCAAAATCTACATCTATGGTTTCAAAGCGCGGGTAGGAAAGGCAAGACCTTAACATTAATGTAATATTGAACAAATAAAGGATGTGATATTATTAGGAGTGACCCTTGATGAAAACCTTTCCTGGAAACAACATACTGTAAATTGGAAAGAAAGTCTCTAAATCCATTGGCGGTACACAGTCATATCGCCACAAGGAAGACTCGCCCCCAGCGAGGTCGCCACCAAGTCAATCTCACCACCGTCAGTTCACCACCTAGTAGTTTATCCTAGCAGAGTTgaagcgaaaaaaaatgctgttgACCCTTTACTGCCTCAACTTTATCGCAATTACTGCCCTTTAGTGACAAGAAAAGGCGACttcattaattaatgaaaagaaaataatctacAATGCGCGAATAACAATCATACAGTGCGTTGCCcctaaggctcaagatggaaaaatacGTTGAATCATAattgcaaaaacaacaatgggcgtTATTTTCAATTCACAATTTCTCGTTAATTGACTTTGTCCTaaccgacagaagaagtctttcaggtaaacagCCAACGTCGGCTGATAGCGTCGTGCAATCTCTTTGACAGGCCCCCGTCCTAAATTCAAATCAATATAGCGGACGAGAGCATATTTATATGTTTTTGATGCTGTTCATTCTTTTCGAAAACGGATTCGTGTGGACGGGGTTTTAATGTTTCAGAATTCGCAAACGACATcgctttttttccttgtaaagtgGTATAACATATATAtcagattgttttttttatatttgaaattataagaatattttgatGATTATAATATAAATAAATTGTCTTTCTCAAGACACACATAGTCACGTGTAtgagaaatagagaaaataaataacttcatTATACTCCATTCAAGTGTTCTTTTGTCGAAAAAAACTCATTGAAgttaagttgacttcataattcagGTTTTGAatagatatatatataagcAGCGTAAAATTGGTATACCTAACGATGAACTCCCAGTAAGAGAATCCACAGGATACAATGTCTCGACGTGAATTTGTAGTTAAGTGTACTATAAGGACGTAACGAAGAGGCCAACTCTTGACTGTTCTGGACGAGTTTAATGCACAACATTTCGGCCGTTCGGCCTTCttcaggttaaaaattaaaaactaaaaggCTATTTACAATGATTGCGACTTAtatacaaaacagaaattttaagatTGAGGTTACGTAATACAACAAAGGTCTAAATTACAAACTGAGGAGGGTTAAACGATGAAAGGCGAACAGAGAACTATGGATGACATGTGAATACAAATAAGGTGAATACAAACAAGTGACAaaaactagagaaaaaaaaaaggaactaacTTAATTAGTAGTGTTTCCTTCGGAGTAACAAGCTCCTCATTGAAGGCCTCTGAATGAATGTAATCAGGTAAAAATCACAACAGGATCCCAGGAAAGGGCCATCAAACCGCAGAAATGACCCCCCCTCCGAggccctcttttttttttaatgaaaaacggGTGACAAACATAACAGAATCCCTGAAAAGAGCCCTTGAActcaagaataaataaatatcaaaatgataatggagtaaaattaaaataaaatta is from Pocillopora verrucosa isolate sample1 chromosome 7, ASM3666991v2, whole genome shotgun sequence and encodes:
- the LOC136282683 gene encoding uncharacterized protein; the protein is MRREKKCYACLLFYVLTTILNCSSGISILGGNFEERLFSKTKHYHLNVPHVGIITVMDEMECLFKCRRSHLCLSVNMSPSKGRDGKLWCELLSSDKYRNVDKLKANKSSHYYCVELSCFNNPCKNGGTWQPVHGARECGNDSTCVCAAGFRGKFCEQNVTLSLDRFWPVGVAFKGYNGKYLSRIHRSGIDYIEMAKSQKDSTTRFVATKSDGKLMLTADNGKYLSRIRRGNVDYIEAAKTYPDTHSQFTVHYQPDGTVALQADNGKYLSLIDRNSRNSFEAAKDNIDPICKCKLRREIQE